A part of Gracilimonas sediminicola genomic DNA contains:
- a CDS encoding 6-phosphofructokinase has protein sequence MKKVLVTTGGGDCPGLNAVIRAIVKRAAQTNDWEVYGSIEAFNGALRTPKEIIRLNDQKVAGIHAKGGTILKTTNKGGPFNWPVKQEDGSWTTEDRSDEMIDYLKSEGFEVVINIGGDGSQKISHQLQEKGLNVIGVPKTIDNDLSSTDYTFGFQTAVDIATDAVDKLVTTASSHHRLMILEVMGRGAGWIALHAAIAGGAEVCLIPEIPYDVNKVLERLNKRYKDGRGFAIIVIAEGAKPREGSVVTRESDEVGYRNQRLGGVAYQLSDQLKSAGFEHDIREMVLGHLQRGGKPEAFDRILATQFGVKAMELAINGEYGKMVSFIDQEIVAVPLSEAAKGNNLVDPNSFLVQTAKGVGISFGD, from the coding sequence ATGAAGAAAGTACTTGTCACCACCGGGGGCGGGGATTGCCCAGGACTGAATGCGGTAATCCGTGCCATTGTAAAGCGCGCAGCTCAAACTAATGACTGGGAGGTTTATGGCAGTATTGAAGCGTTTAACGGAGCTTTGCGAACGCCTAAAGAGATTATCAGGCTAAATGATCAGAAAGTGGCTGGTATACACGCCAAAGGCGGAACCATTCTGAAAACGACCAACAAGGGCGGACCTTTTAACTGGCCGGTCAAACAAGAAGACGGTTCATGGACTACGGAAGACCGCTCCGATGAGATGATCGATTATCTGAAAAGTGAAGGCTTTGAGGTTGTCATTAATATCGGTGGAGACGGTTCTCAGAAAATCAGTCACCAGTTGCAGGAAAAAGGGTTGAATGTAATCGGCGTTCCCAAAACCATTGATAACGACCTGTCCTCTACTGACTATACCTTTGGGTTCCAGACCGCCGTTGATATTGCCACCGATGCTGTGGATAAACTGGTTACCACCGCTTCCAGCCACCACCGGCTGATGATACTCGAAGTGATGGGCCGTGGAGCCGGCTGGATTGCCCTGCATGCTGCTATAGCCGGGGGAGCGGAAGTTTGCCTGATTCCGGAAATTCCTTATGACGTCAACAAGGTGCTGGAGCGACTCAACAAACGGTATAAAGATGGACGCGGATTTGCCATTATTGTGATTGCCGAGGGAGCCAAACCCCGGGAAGGATCGGTTGTTACCCGTGAAAGTGATGAAGTCGGATATCGCAATCAACGGCTGGGCGGTGTTGCCTATCAGCTATCTGATCAGTTGAAATCGGCCGGTTTTGAACATGACATTCGCGAAATGGTGTTAGGTCATCTCCAGCGCGGAGGTAAGCCTGAAGCCTTTGACCGCATTCTTGCCACCCAGTTTGGGGTGAAGGCCATGGAGCTTGCCATCAATGGCGAATACGGAAAAATGGTTTCCTTCATCGATCAGGAAATAGTAGCTGTCCCCTTATCTGAGGCCGCTAAAGGTAACAACCTGGTTGACCCAAACAGCTTTTTGGTACAGACTGCTAAGGGAGTTGGGATTAGTTTTGGTGATTAG
- a CDS encoding FIMAH domain-containing protein: MYRQIIICLLLLVISNSGFSQIERPDKAKGELKVNVIQSSDSAVYIFKYNIKNSETSEQVLASFSIALKDGSFYTKTVDSPENKKWYVDGLNKGFITGSAASKFIELPPENGLKPGESISISFSSEGLPAIHDFYTRGFAPPITFELLDTLYAQGYTDEEIFLDWKEESYKGITISPKEWPEDFDTSTFIDSLDSYQHRSCEELGWITNQGICNSLQVKLRNVRRHLERDKPKQARNVLHAFINQVEAQRGKHITEEGYALLYFNAEYLLDKLDSGGGY; the protein is encoded by the coding sequence ATGTATAGACAAATTATTATATGCCTTTTGTTACTGGTTATTTCAAATTCAGGATTTAGCCAAATTGAACGCCCTGATAAAGCAAAGGGAGAGTTAAAAGTAAACGTAATACAGTCATCAGACTCAGCCGTTTATATTTTTAAGTATAACATCAAAAATTCTGAAACCAGTGAACAGGTACTTGCCTCTTTTAGTATAGCTTTAAAAGACGGTTCTTTTTATACAAAAACGGTTGATAGTCCAGAAAACAAAAAATGGTATGTAGATGGTTTGAATAAAGGTTTTATAACCGGTTCGGCTGCGAGTAAGTTTATTGAGCTTCCTCCAGAAAATGGGTTAAAGCCAGGTGAATCCATTAGTATTTCTTTTTCTTCTGAAGGCTTACCTGCTATTCATGATTTTTATACAAGAGGTTTTGCGCCTCCCATTACTTTTGAGCTGTTAGATACTTTATATGCCCAAGGGTATACCGATGAGGAAATTTTCCTGGATTGGAAAGAGGAATCTTATAAAGGAATTACCATATCTCCTAAAGAGTGGCCGGAGGATTTTGATACTTCAACATTTATAGATAGTCTCGATTCTTATCAACACCGCTCCTGCGAAGAACTGGGCTGGATTACCAACCAGGGTATCTGCAACAGCCTGCAGGTAAAACTTCGTAATGTCCGCAGACACCTTGAACGGGATAAACCCAAGCAGGCCCGGAACGTGCTCCATGCATTTATCAATCAGGTTGAAGCTCAGCGTGGGAAGCATATTACCGAAGAGGGGTATGCGCTGCTGTATTTTAATGCGGAGTATTTATTGGATAAGCTGGATTCTGGCGGGGGATACTGA
- the azu gene encoding azurin has product MVQAQDKVEVTIESNDRMQFDLSEIKVEAGQTVVLTLKHVGKLPKAAMGHNWVLLKQGVDIQTFGAAASKAAGNEYIPEGTDDVIVHTKLIGGGQETTIEFTAPEAGTYDYICSFPGHYALMKGKLIVE; this is encoded by the coding sequence ATGGTCCAGGCTCAGGATAAGGTTGAAGTAACCATCGAGAGTAACGACCGGATGCAATTTGACTTAAGCGAAATTAAAGTAGAAGCAGGACAAACTGTTGTACTAACCCTTAAGCATGTTGGAAAACTTCCAAAAGCTGCTATGGGCCACAACTGGGTACTGCTAAAGCAAGGCGTTGACATTCAGACCTTCGGAGCAGCTGCATCTAAAGCCGCTGGCAACGAATACATCCCTGAAGGCACCGATGATGTAATTGTACACACAAAACTGATTGGTGGCGGACAGGAAACAACCATCGAGTTTACAGCTCCCGAAGCCGGAACCTACGATTACATTTGTAGCTTCCCCGGCCACTACGCGCTGATGAAAGGTAAACTAATTGTAGAATAA
- a CDS encoding HlyD family secretion protein has protein sequence MKQKKIYTSLIPMAFLLFLVVGCSQDQTSDAYGQFEAEEVTVSAETSGILKSFTVQEGMKLEEGQKAGQVDSTQLALRKDELLASVASIRTNIAKLEAQADVYREQLNTAQKDLQRFTNLKQNNAATQQQIDQAQGQVNVLNKQINSVEVQKQSVYAELQTMKARIAQVEDQIKKTQIINPVSGTVLSSFAEQGELVTTGKPLYEIANLEEMILRVYVSGAQLPNVILGEQAEVLIDKNTEENESLTGVVRWIASEAEFTPRMIQTKEERVTQVYAVEITVPNPDGKLKIGMPGEVNFR, from the coding sequence ATGAAACAGAAGAAAATATACACATCCCTTATTCCAATGGCGTTCTTGCTTTTTTTAGTGGTCGGATGCAGTCAGGATCAAACATCGGATGCCTATGGGCAGTTTGAGGCGGAGGAAGTTACCGTGTCGGCTGAAACCTCAGGAATACTTAAGAGTTTTACCGTGCAGGAGGGTATGAAACTGGAAGAAGGCCAAAAAGCAGGTCAGGTAGATTCAACACAGCTGGCCCTTCGAAAGGATGAGCTATTAGCTTCGGTGGCTTCCATCCGGACAAATATTGCAAAACTGGAGGCACAGGCCGATGTGTATCGCGAGCAGTTGAATACAGCTCAGAAGGATCTGCAGCGCTTCACCAACCTGAAACAAAACAATGCCGCCACCCAGCAGCAAATCGACCAGGCACAAGGACAGGTAAACGTGCTGAATAAGCAGATTAATTCGGTGGAAGTACAAAAGCAATCTGTTTACGCAGAGCTGCAAACAATGAAAGCCCGGATAGCTCAGGTCGAAGATCAGATAAAAAAAACGCAGATCATAAACCCGGTTTCAGGAACGGTGCTTTCGAGCTTTGCGGAGCAGGGGGAGTTAGTCACAACCGGAAAGCCTCTCTACGAAATCGCCAATTTAGAGGAAATGATCTTAAGGGTGTATGTGTCGGGTGCGCAGCTGCCAAATGTTATTCTGGGTGAACAGGCAGAGGTCTTAATTGACAAGAATACGGAGGAGAATGAATCGCTTACCGGCGTGGTAAGGTGGATTGCTTCCGAAGCGGAGTTCACGCCAAGAATGATTCAAACCAAAGAAGAACGCGTGACGCAGGTGTACGCGGTAGAGATTACCGTTCCAAACCCGGATGGCAAGTTAAAAATTGGAATGCCGGGAGAGGTAAACTTCAGGTAA
- a CDS encoding SDR family oxidoreductase, translated as MNVLVIGANGQIGNRLVHQLKDTGHNSVAMVRKEEQIKQFKEHGVDTVLADLEKDFSHAYQGVDAVVFSAGSGGDTPKSQTKVIDRDGAIKAIDEAEESGVKRFIMVSALKANRDPGTWSEPMEHYYDAKAKADEHLRNSDLSYTVLMPGRLTNESGTGKVELKERIEAIETKTITRDDVASVIVELLDEEQSFGKSLELLQGETSIKQAISDLS; from the coding sequence ATGAACGTATTAGTTATAGGAGCAAACGGACAAATAGGAAACCGGTTGGTGCATCAGTTGAAAGATACCGGGCATAATTCGGTGGCGATGGTCCGGAAAGAGGAGCAAATCAAACAGTTTAAAGAGCATGGAGTTGATACGGTGCTGGCCGACCTGGAGAAAGATTTCAGCCACGCTTATCAGGGAGTTGATGCGGTAGTATTTTCGGCTGGGTCGGGCGGAGATACCCCTAAATCTCAGACTAAGGTCATAGACAGGGATGGAGCCATTAAAGCCATTGATGAGGCAGAAGAATCGGGTGTTAAGCGGTTTATTATGGTGAGTGCGCTCAAGGCCAATCGTGATCCGGGAACATGGTCGGAGCCTATGGAGCACTATTACGATGCCAAAGCCAAAGCCGATGAGCATCTCAGAAATTCCGATCTCAGCTACACGGTGCTGATGCCGGGCCGGCTAACCAATGAGAGTGGTACAGGGAAAGTAGAACTGAAGGAGCGGATTGAGGCCATTGAAACTAAAACCATAACCCGGGATGATGTGGCATCGGTTATTGTGGAATTGCTGGATGAGGAACAAAGCTTTGGGAAAAGCCTGGAGCTGCTTCAGGGTGAGACTTCCATTAAACAAGCCATTTCTGACCTGAGCTAA
- a CDS encoding ATP-binding protein has translation MFDHYPKWSREFARKYLSRTINQFILHGNVHDLVSLKTDEGTEFHRLKSFLSDEFFGARDFVIFYDRASGIYFRDKESQADFNQAIAGRDSLVGTEYAKKMPKDPVRVMSLLEQYFRLRLDQKKSVALIIDYAETIVPMSDAASIGNEDRTSMVYLSRWAHDPMFLASDFTTVMITENLADLNKTLVQNPYTTDIKIDIPAEQERRDFIDYETRDDTWKGISEVKPEIVAQQTAGLNFVNIRSVLSHARENKEKITFDGLSETKKELIEAEAYGLLEFVETEYSLDNVAGHTHVKKHLRQSVKALKAGRQDVMPMGYLVCGPVGTGKTFLVTCFASEVGIPMVKLKNFRSQWQGVTEGNLEKILSLLKAMAPVAVMIDEADAYLGDRDASGDSGVSSRVFSQIATFMSDTTNRGRIVWFLMTARPDLMPIDLKRQGRAEEHLALFPPHTNEERVELFEAMRKKTGLQMTEKYIPAVIEEGFKTFSGADMEAALTRAKFRAAAEGKKKVTPEVLDAALADFLPPTYPEEVELQTLSAVIECTSKELLPERYRDMNRDEILSKIDELKFRVG, from the coding sequence ATGTTTGATCACTACCCAAAATGGTCGCGCGAATTTGCCCGGAAGTATCTGAGCAGAACCATTAATCAGTTTATACTGCACGGAAACGTTCATGACCTGGTTTCTCTGAAAACCGATGAAGGAACAGAATTTCACCGCCTTAAATCCTTTCTTTCGGATGAATTTTTCGGTGCTCGCGACTTTGTGATTTTCTACGATCGCGCTTCCGGTATCTATTTCCGGGATAAAGAGTCTCAGGCTGATTTCAATCAGGCCATTGCCGGGCGGGATAGTTTGGTGGGCACCGAATATGCCAAGAAAATGCCGAAAGACCCGGTTCGGGTGATGTCGTTGCTGGAGCAGTATTTCCGTCTCCGCCTCGATCAAAAGAAAAGTGTGGCGCTGATCATCGATTATGCCGAGACCATTGTGCCGATGAGCGACGCGGCTTCTATCGGGAATGAGGACCGGACTTCCATGGTCTATTTATCGCGATGGGCCCATGACCCTATGTTCCTGGCTTCCGATTTTACCACCGTGATGATTACCGAAAATCTGGCCGACCTGAACAAAACGCTGGTCCAAAATCCTTACACCACGGATATTAAAATTGATATCCCCGCCGAGCAGGAACGAAGAGATTTTATTGACTACGAAACCCGGGATGACACCTGGAAAGGTATTTCGGAAGTGAAACCGGAGATTGTAGCTCAACAAACGGCAGGCCTGAATTTTGTAAACATCCGAAGCGTGTTATCTCATGCCCGGGAGAATAAAGAAAAGATCACCTTTGACGGCTTATCCGAAACCAAAAAGGAACTGATTGAAGCAGAAGCATACGGACTGCTGGAGTTCGTGGAAACCGAGTATTCGCTGGATAATGTAGCCGGACATACCCATGTGAAAAAGCATTTACGCCAATCCGTTAAAGCGCTGAAAGCCGGCCGGCAGGATGTAATGCCCATGGGATACCTGGTTTGCGGTCCGGTGGGAACCGGTAAAACCTTTTTAGTGACCTGTTTTGCCAGCGAAGTGGGCATACCGATGGTGAAACTCAAAAACTTCCGAAGCCAGTGGCAGGGGGTAACCGAAGGAAACCTGGAGAAGATTCTATCTCTACTTAAAGCTATGGCCCCTGTAGCGGTTATGATTGACGAAGCGGACGCCTACCTTGGCGACCGTGATGCAAGCGGAGACAGCGGGGTTTCAAGTCGCGTATTCTCGCAGATTGCTACCTTTATGAGTGATACCACCAACCGCGGACGCATTGTATGGTTCCTGATGACGGCCCGCCCCGATCTCATGCCTATTGACTTGAAACGACAGGGAAGAGCCGAGGAACACCTTGCCCTGTTCCCGCCTCATACCAATGAAGAACGTGTGGAACTTTTTGAAGCCATGCGGAAGAAAACCGGCCTTCAGATGACTGAGAAATACATTCCTGCGGTAATCGAAGAAGGCTTTAAAACCTTTTCCGGTGCAGATATGGAAGCAGCTTTAACCCGGGCCAAATTCCGTGCAGCTGCAGAAGGCAAGAAGAAAGTAACCCCGGAAGTTCTGGATGCTGCACTGGCCGATTTCCTTCCGCCAACCTATCCGGAGGAAGTAGAGCTTCAGACTCTCAGTGCCGTCATTGAATGTACGTCCAAGGAATTACTCCCTGAACGATACCGGGATATGAACCGGGACGAGATCCTCTCTAAAATTGACGAATTGAAGTTTCGGGTGGGGTAA
- a CDS encoding TolC family protein, producing the protein MNTFLASLLIFTFVNQSAPSDSVPLNYCYQQAEEYYPAAKNVALQEKITELNIRIANTGYYPQLSVNGRASYQSEVTEFGLPGGGPPPVSKDQYEASIQLSQNIYNGGVTAIRKDLERTQGMQEVLSTKVELQQVRAQIDQVYFGILLSQQQMEATKLMISELDERLESVRSKVENGVLLKSQQLILEAGLIKAKQDSASIMANIKSGYLVLGELIGEKLNPSTKLTLPDPVSEGVMTDLARPEMALFENSVKALEQQKKLAQTGKIPRISAFGTAAFGRPGLNFLNNDFHDYYMVGLRLNWNLMDFLNADEQNEVLNIRQKTIRQNEQSFTLQLQTQLSRIEERIKAIEENITRDKEIIEIREQVVAESSNQLENGVITATEYITELTNANRARLSLLTNEIKLVQARAEYRTALGLNLE; encoded by the coding sequence ATGAACACGTTTCTCGCTTCGTTACTGATATTCACGTTTGTGAATCAAAGTGCCCCTTCAGATTCAGTTCCACTGAACTACTGCTACCAACAGGCGGAAGAATATTATCCGGCGGCAAAGAATGTGGCGCTTCAGGAAAAGATTACAGAGCTAAATATCCGGATTGCGAATACGGGTTATTACCCACAGCTTTCTGTTAACGGGAGGGCGAGTTATCAGTCGGAAGTAACGGAATTCGGGTTGCCGGGAGGAGGTCCGCCTCCGGTTAGTAAAGATCAGTATGAAGCTTCCATACAGCTTAGCCAGAACATTTATAACGGTGGGGTAACGGCTATCAGGAAAGATCTGGAGCGGACACAGGGAATGCAGGAAGTGCTTTCCACAAAGGTGGAACTTCAGCAGGTAAGAGCACAAATTGATCAGGTGTATTTTGGGATTTTACTTTCACAGCAGCAGATGGAAGCCACAAAATTGATGATCTCGGAATTAGACGAACGCCTCGAAAGTGTTCGATCCAAAGTTGAAAATGGAGTTCTGCTGAAAAGCCAGCAGTTGATCCTGGAAGCCGGACTCATCAAAGCAAAGCAGGATTCGGCAAGCATCATGGCGAATATCAAATCCGGATATCTGGTATTGGGAGAATTGATAGGGGAAAAGCTAAACCCTTCCACTAAACTGACACTTCCTGATCCGGTTTCTGAAGGTGTAATGACTGATTTGGCAAGACCGGAAATGGCCTTGTTTGAAAATTCGGTGAAAGCTTTGGAGCAGCAAAAAAAATTGGCTCAAACCGGAAAAATACCACGCATTTCGGCATTTGGAACCGCTGCTTTTGGTCGTCCGGGCCTAAACTTCCTGAACAATGATTTCCATGATTACTACATGGTGGGCCTGCGTTTAAACTGGAATTTGATGGACTTCCTGAATGCCGATGAGCAGAATGAAGTGCTGAACATCAGGCAGAAAACCATCCGGCAAAACGAACAATCATTTACCCTTCAGCTTCAGACCCAATTGAGTAGAATTGAAGAGCGAATCAAGGCCATTGAAGAGAACATTACCCGTGATAAAGAAATCATCGAAATCAGAGAGCAGGTAGTAGCTGAAAGTTCCAATCAGCTTGAGAATGGGGTGATTACGGCAACGGAATACATCACCGAGCTAACCAATGCCAACCGGGCCCGGCTCTCTTTACTCACAAATGAAATCAAATTAGTTCAGGCCCGGGCTGAGTATCGAACGGCTCTGGGATTAAATCTCGAATAG
- a CDS encoding FIMAH domain-containing protein, translating to MKYLKFIVPILLVYTSQNVFGQQIINQLTFDTEKGYFRIIYQWESNDSLFTGTVMPGDNVSPRILADVKSLSTGQFEYSYTINNQMDALYPLYEFSILLDEPVNEILTPNNQWDGSYLSRYRETSWAKVGGDIPGISSGDTLNGFSYVSNGIPSIKNSYSKNYVWYSFPSEPQGPTGRLGEVVDSLLTLKSGVLKKTLGPWSPNPTMNLISFTDSLETFRYRSCEELGWITNQGICNSLQVKLRNVRRHLERDKPKQARNVLHAFINQVEAQRGKHITEEGYALLYFNAEYLLDKLDSGKED from the coding sequence ATGAAATATCTCAAATTTATAGTGCCAATTCTGTTAGTCTATACTTCTCAAAATGTTTTTGGTCAGCAGATAATAAATCAATTAACCTTTGATACTGAAAAGGGCTATTTCAGAATAATCTATCAATGGGAAAGCAATGATTCCCTTTTTACTGGAACAGTAATGCCTGGTGATAATGTATCTCCAAGGATTTTAGCGGACGTAAAATCATTGTCAACGGGACAGTTCGAATACTCATATACCATAAATAATCAAATGGATGCACTTTACCCATTATATGAGTTTTCTATACTATTAGATGAACCTGTTAATGAAATTTTAACACCTAATAATCAATGGGATGGTAGTTATTTAAGTCGATATAGGGAGACATCTTGGGCGAAAGTTGGGGGAGATATTCCAGGAATTTCTTCTGGCGATACTTTGAATGGGTTTTCATATGTTAGTAATGGGATACCTTCTATAAAGAACAGCTACTCAAAGAATTATGTGTGGTATTCTTTTCCCTCAGAGCCTCAAGGACCTACAGGGAGGTTAGGTGAAGTGGTTGATTCATTACTCACTTTAAAAAGTGGGGTTTTGAAGAAAACCCTAGGTCCTTGGAGCCCTAATCCTACTATGAATCTTATTTCCTTTACCGACTCTCTCGAGACTTTTCGTTACCGCTCCTGCGAAGAACTGGGCTGGATTACCAACCAGGGTATCTGCAACAGCCTGCAGGTAAAACTTCGTAATGTCCGCAGACACCTTGAACGGGATAAACCCAAGCAGGCCCGGAACGTGCTCCATGCATTTATCAATCAGGTTGAAGCTCAGCGTGGGAAGCATATTACCGAAGAGGGGTATGCGCTGCTGTATTTTAATGCGGAGTATTTATTGGATAAGCTGGATTCTGGCAAGGAGGACTAA
- a CDS encoding hemolysin family protein: MIEFALIFITVLLSGFFSGSEIAFVTANKLKLEVASRKNNFLSNSIEFFTRKPETFLTTTLVGNNIVNVLYATFMAIFLVEPIQVYSEAWFGLVPSEIQILIIQTIIASVVIMLFGEILPKAIFRALADNMIAVISIPLRIAYYLFRPLIEISKGSSNILIRWLVSDAEVVESYYRRQDVEMIFKELRDSGGSEDIDEDDSEILHNVLELSNKRVKDSMIPRIEIEAVEKDAPIEEVLNMFIQSGHSKLPVYRESIDDVIGVVFAHDFFHSPKSLNEIIRPVKLVPSSKKSKALLTEFRQSNMSVAIVLDEYGGTAGMVTIEDLLEEVVGDIQDEYDVEDEIMKKLSENTYVVSGNVEIHELMEKFEEIELPLEPSQYDTVAGFIINHLGRIPKVNEEVVIEGKKFIISKATPSRIETVKLILIE, from the coding sequence ATGATTGAGTTTGCCCTGATTTTCATAACTGTTCTTCTGAGTGGCTTTTTCTCTGGATCGGAAATTGCCTTTGTTACGGCTAATAAGCTTAAGCTGGAAGTTGCTTCACGCAAGAACAACTTTCTGTCCAACTCAATTGAGTTTTTTACACGCAAACCGGAGACTTTCTTAACTACGACGCTGGTTGGGAATAACATTGTAAACGTGCTTTACGCTACGTTTATGGCCATATTTCTGGTTGAGCCTATCCAAGTGTACAGCGAAGCCTGGTTTGGTTTGGTCCCTTCTGAAATACAGATCCTGATTATACAGACCATTATCGCATCTGTGGTCATTATGTTGTTCGGGGAGATTTTGCCCAAAGCTATTTTCCGGGCATTGGCTGATAATATGATCGCCGTTATTTCGATTCCTCTTCGGATTGCCTATTACCTGTTTCGCCCGCTTATCGAAATTTCAAAGGGTTCATCCAATATCCTGATTCGCTGGCTGGTAAGCGATGCTGAGGTGGTTGAAAGCTACTATCGGAGGCAGGATGTGGAAATGATCTTCAAAGAACTGAGGGACAGCGGGGGGAGTGAAGATATTGACGAGGATGACTCCGAGATTCTGCACAATGTACTGGAGCTTTCCAATAAGCGGGTTAAAGACTCTATGATACCCCGCATTGAAATTGAAGCGGTTGAGAAAGATGCGCCTATTGAAGAAGTGCTGAATATGTTTATACAATCCGGCCATTCCAAGCTCCCGGTGTACAGGGAATCTATTGACGATGTGATTGGTGTTGTGTTTGCGCACGATTTTTTCCATTCACCCAAATCCCTGAACGAGATTATACGCCCGGTAAAGCTGGTGCCGTCCAGTAAAAAATCGAAAGCTTTGCTTACCGAATTCCGCCAGTCGAATATGTCGGTAGCCATTGTTCTGGATGAATATGGAGGGACCGCCGGAATGGTCACCATCGAAGATCTGCTGGAAGAGGTAGTAGGGGATATTCAGGACGAATATGATGTGGAAGATGAAATTATGAAGAAGCTTTCCGAAAATACCTATGTGGTAAGCGGAAATGTGGAGATTCATGAGCTGATGGAAAAATTTGAAGAAATTGAACTTCCGCTGGAACCTTCTCAGTATGATACCGTAGCGGGATTCATTATCAATCATTTAGGGCGTATTCCAAAAGTAAATGAGGAAGTGGTGATTGAGGGCAAAAAATTCATTATCAGTAAAGCCACACCCAGCCGCATTGAAACGGTTAAGCTCATTTTAATCGAGTAA
- a CDS encoding TetR/AcrR family transcriptional regulator gives MTDKEKDTEELIFEAASRVFQKDGYAGARMQQIADEANINKSMLHYYYRSKDKLFRAVFQQQLAHFFPTIFEILGSELTLDKKVPRLIDAYYNFLQDNPKVVQFIIQEMNNHPDEFKRFMSEKNIHPPKSFGEQIKKEIEAGNMDPVEPRQLLISMVGLILFPFIAQMMVKTVFDLKEQEYLKFLKDRKWFLTDFILNAINYRKP, from the coding sequence ATGACTGATAAAGAAAAGGACACAGAAGAACTGATTTTTGAAGCTGCATCCCGCGTATTCCAAAAGGACGGATATGCCGGTGCCCGCATGCAACAAATTGCTGATGAAGCGAACATCAACAAGTCGATGTTGCATTATTACTACCGCAGTAAAGACAAACTGTTCAGGGCGGTTTTCCAGCAGCAACTGGCTCACTTTTTTCCCACCATATTTGAAATTTTAGGTTCAGAGCTTACACTGGATAAGAAAGTGCCACGCCTGATTGATGCCTACTACAATTTCCTGCAAGACAACCCCAAAGTAGTGCAGTTTATCATACAGGAAATGAATAATCATCCGGATGAATTCAAGCGGTTTATGAGTGAAAAGAATATCCATCCACCCAAAAGCTTTGGTGAGCAAATTAAGAAAGAGATTGAAGCCGGGAATATGGATCCGGTAGAACCGCGGCAACTGCTGATTAGTATGGTCGGCCTGATTCTATTTCCTTTTATAGCCCAGATGATGGTAAAAACGGTTTTTGACCTGAAAGAACAGGAATACCTGAAGTTTCTAAAAGACCGGAAATGGTTCCTTACTGATTTTATCCTGAACGCCATAAACTACAGAAAGCCATGA
- a CDS encoding Gfo/Idh/MocA family protein: protein MDFIRWGVLSTAKIGVEQVIPAMQKGELSKISAISSRDVDRAIEVADRLGIEKAYGSYEELLEDEEIDAIYNPLPNHLHVPMTIKALEAGKHVLCEKPIAIDLAEAEELADVVRSFPELKVMEAFMYRFHPQWQVVKQWIDDGEIGAIQTIHSSFTYYNDDPENIRNKADMGGGGLLDIGCYCISASRYLFEEEPIDIKGEVEIHPDFGVDTIASGVLRFTKGTATFSCSTLASPDQKLIIYGTSGIIEMDIPFNPQESPASIRITSGGQVLKEKTLQANHYTLQGDAFSKAIIENRDVPTPIDDAVASMKVVDALLSLHK from the coding sequence ATGGATTTTATACGATGGGGAGTTTTAAGTACAGCTAAAATTGGGGTAGAGCAGGTGATACCGGCTATGCAAAAAGGAGAGCTATCAAAAATATCGGCTATATCATCAAGAGATGTGGACCGGGCAATAGAAGTGGCAGATCGGCTGGGTATTGAGAAGGCGTATGGGTCCTATGAAGAACTTTTAGAGGATGAAGAAATTGATGCAATTTATAACCCTCTTCCCAATCATCTGCATGTACCCATGACCATTAAAGCACTGGAAGCAGGCAAGCATGTGCTTTGTGAAAAACCCATAGCAATCGATCTGGCAGAGGCTGAGGAGTTGGCAGATGTAGTAAGAAGTTTTCCTGAACTTAAAGTGATGGAGGCATTCATGTATCGTTTCCATCCACAGTGGCAGGTGGTTAAGCAATGGATTGATGATGGAGAAATTGGTGCAATACAAACCATTCATTCCTCTTTCACCTATTACAATGATGATCCTGAAAACATCCGAAACAAAGCAGATATGGGCGGCGGCGGTTTATTGGATATAGGCTGTTACTGTATTTCAGCTTCCCGTTATTTATTTGAGGAAGAACCTATTGATATAAAAGGGGAGGTAGAAATTCATCCGGACTTTGGAGTTGATACTATAGCTTCAGGCGTTCTCAGGTTTACTAAAGGAACAGCCACATTTAGTTGTTCTACCCTGGCCAGTCCCGATCAAAAGCTCATCATTTATGGAACATCGGGTATTATTGAAATGGATATACCTTTCAACCCGCAGGAAAGCCCGGCTTCCATAAGAATTACAAGCGGTGGACAAGTTCTGAAAGAGAAAACATTACAAGCTAACCATTACACTCTCCAGGGAGATGCTTTTTCTAAAGCCATTATCGAGAATAGGGATGTTCCGACTCCTATAGATGATGCCGTTGCCAGCATGAAAGTTGTTGACGCGCTGCTTTCCCTTCACAAATAG